The Deinococcus sp. KNUC1210 nucleotide sequence TTCGGCGGGCAACTCGGTGCGGTACACCACATCCGGTCCGTCCAGCACCAGGAACGCGCCCACGTCGGTGCCGGTCAACCGCTCCTGCACACTCTGGGGCAGCGCCGACACGTCGGTCACGGTCTCACGCTTGCCGTGCGGGTGCAGCTTGCTGAAATCGATCTCGACCTGGGTGTATTTCCAGGCTTCCACGCCCTCATGCGGCACTTCCAGCGTGTTGAAGAGTTCCAGGCTTTCGCGGCGCTTGGTGGTCAGCCAATCGGGGCCGCCTGCCGCGAGCAGTTCGGTCGTAAAGGGGGTTTGGGTCATGTGTCCTCCTGTGAAGCAGTGATACTGGCCGAAAGAGGCCGGAATTATCCGAGAAACGATTCGACTTCGACGATGACGCCGAATGGTGTATTGAAATAGAAGGTCAGGCGTCCATGATTTTCACTCGGGCCTGCAATCTGGTAGCCACCTGCCGTCAGTTCGGCGTGAATGGCCCGCACCTGCTCGGGCGTGTCCTGCAAAAAGCCGATGTGAAAGACTTTCGGGTAAGACACGTCCTTGCTTTTGAAGACAGAGATCAGAGAACCGCCGTCATCGTGCAGAAAGGTCATGTTGTCGTTGCGGGGCATGCCTTCTGCCTGCTTGAGGCCAAAGTAACGCTCGAAAATCTCGACAGCGGTAGGAACGTCGGTTACGCCCAGATTGATGTGGTTGAGTTTCAAGTGGACTCCTCAGTATCCTGCTTGGTCAAAAAGTATCCAGCTCAAAAACACGTCTGGAGCGGCGTTGCAGATAAGGAAGGAGAGCATCGGCAAGAGCCTCATGCTCGCCTACTGTGTCCAGAAAACAAATCTCAACTGCTCCGTAAAGCTCATCTACAGGCCCAGCAAGAACAGTTTCAATCAGCGAAGCCAGCTGTTGGAAGGAACGGTTTTGCCACAACTCAGGCTTCTCAGCCAAGAAATGGGTCAATTCCAGAAACACGCCACATGGGCTGAAAACCCGCTGGCCCGCCTCTTCAGTAAAAGAGAGAGTCTT carries:
- a CDS encoding VOC family protein; translated protein: MKLNHINLGVTDVPTAVEIFERYFGLKQAEGMPRNDNMTFLHDDGGSLISVFKSKDVSYPKVFHIGFLQDTPEQVRAIHAELTAGGYQIAGPSENHGRLTFYFNTPFGVIVEVESFLG